Proteins from a genomic interval of Spinacia oleracea mitochondrion, complete genome:
- the rps7 gene encoding ribosomal protein S7, protein MGGLDSEQKQLIKKLVNFHMKEGKRTKVRAIVYQTFHRPARTEGDVIKLMVDAVENIKPICKVEKVRVAGTIYDVPGIVARDRQQTLAIRWILEAAFKRRISYRISLEKCSFDEILDAYRKRGISRKKRENLHGLASANRSFAHFRWW, encoded by the coding sequence ATGGGGGGCTTAGATAGTGAGCAAAAACAATTGATCAAGAAATTGGTAAACTTTCACATGAAAGAAGGTAAAAGAACGAAGGTTCGTGCTATTGTTTATCAAACTTTTCATCGCCCAGCTCGAACTGAAGGCGATGTAATCAAACTTATGGTTGACGCCGTAGAGAATATAAAGCCCATATGCAAAGTAGAAAAAGTAAGAGTAGCAGGTACTATTTATGATGTCCCCGGGATTGTAGCCAGGGATCGTCAACAAACCTTAGCTATTCGTTGGATCCTTGAAGCAGCTTTCAAACGACGTATATCCTACAGGATAAGCTTAGAGAAATGTTCATTTGATGAGATACTGGATGCTTACCGAAAGAGGGGAATTTCGCGTAAGAAAAGGGAGAATCTTCATGGACTGGCTTCCGCCAATCGAAGTTTCGCGCATTTCAGATGGTGGTAA
- the rps3 gene encoding ribosomal protein S3, producing the protein MARKGNPISVRLDLNRSSDSSWFSDYYYGKLVYQDINLRSYFGSIRPPTRLTFGFRLGRCIIIHFQKRTFINFFLPRRPQRRKRRTKSRPGKKKGRWWELGKVGPIECLYSSEGRKEERNEVRGRRAGKRVGSIRLDDQKKQNEIRVWPKKKQRYGYHDRSPSIKKNLSKSLRVSGAFKHPKYAEVVNDIAFLIENDDSFKKTKLFKFFFPKKSRYDGPTRHLLKRTLPSARPSLNYSVMQYLLHTKNKIHFDPVLVLNHFVAPGVVEPSTMKRANTQGRRLDKRIRSRIAFFLESSTSDKKCLAEAKKRLTHFIRQANDLRFAGRRKTAISLFPFFGATFFFPRDGVRVYKALFFKDAREQLLGQLRRKCWNLLGKDKVIKLIEKFIDLGGIRELIKGIEMMIEIILKNRRIPYGYNSYLNEVKKMRSLLSNRTNTNTLIESVKIKSVYQSASSIAQDISFQPKKKRGSFRSIFSKIVKKIPLVMKKGVEGIRICCSGRLEGAEIARTECGKYGKTSCNVLHQKIDYASAEVSTRYGIVGVKVWISYSKKEKGRAISET; encoded by the coding sequence ATGGCACGAAAAGGAAATCCGATTTCGGTAAGACTTGATCTGAATCGTAGTTCGGATTCAAGTTGGTTTAGTGATTATTATTATGGTAAATTAGTATATCAAGATATCAATCTGAGATCTTATTTTGGTTCGATACGTCCACCTACGAGACTTACCTTTGGCTTTCGCCTCGGTAGGTGTATTATTATACATTTTCAAAAAAGAACATTCATTAATTTCTTTCTTCCTCGTCGACCACAACGACGGAAACGACGCACAAAATCCAGACCCGGAAAGAAGAAGGGCCGGTGGTGGGAATTGGGGAAAGTCGGGCCAATCGAGTGTCTTTATTCAAGCGAGGGTAGAAAAGAAGAACGAAACGAAGTGAGAGGCCGAAGGGCCGGGAAAAGAGTCGGGTCGATCAGGCTCGACGACCAGAAAAAGCAAAACGAAATCAGGGTTTGGCCAAAAAAGAAGCAACGCTATGGATACCATGACCGATCACCATCGATAAAGAAGAATCTTTCTAAATCACTTCGGGTCAGCGGGGCCTTCAAGCATCCGAAATACGCCGAGGTTGTAAATGACATAGCCTTTCTGATAGAAAATGATGATTCCTTCAAAAAAACGAAGTTATTCAAGTTCTTTTTCCCCAAGAAGTCCCGCTACGACGGCCCGACAAGACATCTACTTAAAAGGACCCTCCCTTCAGCGCGCCCTTCCTTGAATTATTCGGTCATGCAATACTTATTGCATACAAAGAACAAAATTCATTTCGATCCCGTCCTAGTTCTCAATCATTTCGTGGCACCGGGCGTGGTTGAGCCATCCACGATGAAGAGAGCTAATACGCAGGGAAGACGCTTAGATAAGAGAATACGTTCTCGCATCGCTTTTTTTTTGGAAAGCTCGACCAGCGATAAAAAGTGTTTGGCCGAAGCCAAAAAGAGGTTGACCCACTTCATTCGCCAAGCGAATGATCTTCGCTTCGCGGGAAGAAGAAAAACCGCCATCTCGCTCTTTCCTTTCTTCGGTGCTACCTTTTTCTTTCCAAGGGATGGAGTTAGAGTTTATAAAGCCCTCTTTTTTAAAGATGCCCGGGAACAACTCCTAGGTCAATTAAGGAGAAAATGTTGGAACCTCTTGGGTAAGGATAAGGTAATCAAATTGATAGAAAAATTCATAGATCTAGGTGGGATAAGAGAATTGATAAAGGGAATAGAGATGATGATAGAGATCATACTGAAAAACAGAAGAATTCCTTACGGGTATAACTCTTATTTGAACGAAGTGAAAAAAATGCGATCTTTGTTGTCTAATAGAACAAACACTAATACCTTAATTGAATCGGTCAAGATCAAATCTGTTTATCAAAGTGCTTCTTCGATTGCTCAAGACATATCTTTTCAACCGAAAAAGAAAAGAGGATCATTTCGTTCTATTTTTAGTAAAATAGTGAAAAAGATTCCATTAGTAATGAAAAAGGGGGTAGAGGGGATCCGTATATGTTGTTCAGGTCGATTAGAAGGTGCAGAAATTGCTAGAACTGAATGCGGAAAGTATGGAAAAACATCCTGTAATGTATTACACCAGAAAATTGATTATGCTTCTGCGGAAGTATCTACTCGTTACGGAATCGTAGGTGTCAAAGTGTGGATTTCTTATAGTAAAAAAGAAAAAGGACGTGCTATATCCGAAACGTAA